A single Silvibacterium dinghuense DNA region contains:
- a CDS encoding TPM domain-containing protein, giving the protein MIRVAGGLLLMLVCITRLASAESVQSLPKPTDYVSDLAHVMSPEAIRRLDLLCGQVDHEAHAQIAVVTINTTDGEPIQQYAVDLYQAWGIGGKKTDRGVLFIVAVKDRKRFISTGYGLEGVLPDAKLGQIGRQMVPALRSNDFDYAFTIGVGQVAQAIADDAGLKLTALTPTQRQQQAHIGIGQLLIFGIIITLVLIFLIRTGGSGLIGFLLGMFLGGGGRGGDGWGGGGGDGGGSGFGGFGGGSTGGGGAGGDW; this is encoded by the coding sequence ATGATCCGAGTTGCCGGCGGCCTGTTGCTGATGCTGGTTTGCATCACACGGCTGGCTTCCGCTGAATCCGTTCAAAGCCTTCCCAAGCCGACCGATTACGTCAGCGATCTTGCGCATGTCATGTCCCCCGAAGCTATCCGCCGGCTTGACCTGCTTTGCGGCCAGGTGGACCACGAAGCTCACGCGCAGATTGCCGTCGTTACCATCAACACCACGGATGGTGAGCCGATCCAGCAATACGCGGTGGATCTTTACCAGGCGTGGGGTATTGGCGGGAAGAAGACCGACCGCGGTGTGCTCTTCATTGTCGCGGTGAAGGATCGCAAGCGCTTCATCTCCACCGGCTATGGCCTCGAGGGCGTTTTGCCCGATGCGAAGCTGGGTCAGATCGGCCGCCAGATGGTCCCGGCGCTCCGCTCCAATGATTTCGATTACGCCTTCACGATCGGCGTCGGCCAGGTGGCGCAGGCCATTGCCGATGACGCGGGCCTAAAGCTGACTGCGCTCACTCCGACGCAGCGCCAGCAGCAGGCTCACATCGGCATCGGCCAACTGCTTATCTTTGGCATCATCATTACTCTGGTCCTCATCTTTCTGATACGCACCGGCGGTTCGGGGCTGATCGGCTTTCTGCTTGGCATGTTCCTGGGGGGCGGCGGCCGCGGCGGAGACGGCTGGGGAGGCGGTGGTGGAGATGGCGGCGGCAGCGGCTTCGGCGGTTTCGGTGGGGGCAGTACCGGCGGCGGTGGAGCGGGTGGCGACTGGTAG
- a CDS encoding DUF4142 domain-containing protein — translation MRQSGNKGNRIENYAGITMLAAGLLFGGSSLFAQASVSGTQNSPSQNQPQSTTMAPGANANAMNTATGDNGAGAMQDKDFVETALQGGMAEVQLGQLAAQKGSSGDVRQFGQRMVADHTKLGDAMKTVATQLGVKPPKEPSKKDRELMEKLQGLSGQQFDDAYIAAMVKDHKKDNQDFQLEAQQAQNPALKQLAAQGDQMIQQHLAMIEQIGKAHNVVNDKGKVVNGE, via the coding sequence ATGCGTCAAAGCGGAAATAAAGGGAACAGGATCGAGAACTATGCCGGAATAACGATGCTTGCTGCTGGCCTACTTTTTGGCGGCAGCAGTTTGTTCGCACAGGCAAGTGTCAGCGGTACGCAAAATTCACCGTCGCAGAATCAGCCGCAGAGTACAACCATGGCGCCTGGAGCGAATGCGAACGCGATGAATACTGCCACAGGCGATAACGGTGCCGGAGCCATGCAGGACAAGGATTTTGTTGAGACCGCATTGCAGGGAGGGATGGCCGAGGTGCAGCTTGGGCAATTGGCCGCACAAAAAGGTTCAAGCGGCGATGTGCGGCAGTTCGGCCAGCGCATGGTTGCCGACCATACAAAACTTGGCGATGCGATGAAAACGGTGGCTACACAGCTCGGAGTGAAACCGCCGAAAGAGCCATCCAAGAAGGATCGCGAACTGATGGAGAAGCTGCAAGGGCTCTCCGGCCAGCAATTTGACGATGCGTATATCGCCGCCATGGTGAAGGATCATAAGAAGGATAATCAGGACTTTCAGCTGGAAGCCCAGCAGGCGCAGAACCCTGCCTTGAAACAACTGGCAGCGCAAGGGGACCAGATGATCCAGCAGCACCTGGCCATGATCGAGCAGATCGGCAAGGCGCATAACGTCGTCAACGACAAAGGAAAGGTCGTGAACGGCGAGTAA
- a CDS encoding ABC transporter ATP-binding protein has translation MSFSLHEGEVLAIVGPSGAGKSSLLRLMNRLDEPTEGTVLLKERNTREIPVNELRRAVGMVMQRAWLFPGTVAENIAFGPAQQGISLPAEEIDTLLAHVGLAGYTSRDVSTLSGGEAQRVAITRALANRPEVLLLDEPTSALDDASREDVEALLRKLIREEKHKDGQRLTCIWITHNREQARTMADRVLAMRAGRVEALGTPAEVLR, from the coding sequence GTGAGTTTTTCATTGCATGAAGGCGAAGTGCTGGCCATCGTGGGGCCGAGCGGGGCCGGCAAAAGCTCGCTGCTGCGGCTTATGAACCGCCTCGATGAGCCGACCGAAGGCACAGTACTGCTCAAAGAGCGCAACACGCGCGAGATCCCGGTGAACGAGTTGCGCCGTGCCGTCGGCATGGTGATGCAGCGAGCCTGGCTCTTTCCCGGTACAGTCGCAGAAAATATCGCTTTCGGCCCGGCACAGCAGGGTATTTCTCTTCCGGCGGAAGAGATCGATACGCTGCTCGCGCATGTGGGCCTGGCAGGCTATACCAGCCGCGATGTTTCCACTCTCTCCGGCGGAGAAGCGCAGCGAGTAGCCATCACGCGGGCGCTGGCCAACCGTCCGGAGGTACTGTTGCTGGATGAGCCGACCTCGGCGCTCGACGACGCCTCACGAGAAGATGTCGAAGCCCTGCTGAGGAAGCTGATCCGCGAAGAGAAGCACAAGGACGGGCAGCGTTTAACCTGTATCTGGATCACGCACAACCGCGAGCAGGCGCGCACCATGGCCGATCGCGTGCTGGCCATGCGCGCCGGGCGCGTCGAAGCTCTGGGCACACCGGCAGAGGTGCTGCGATGA
- a CDS encoding ABC transporter permease: MMTRLFPALAHNQVMHGAVQCLLTGLLALGVVLLLRRRVPKLFGEVALAEIRGLAQILAVGAILALLLHGPQWTSIFVLAGMALAAASIVRKRARQIPRIYSLALAGITGGAGAVLTLLVILGVIPLGISMLVPVGSMVIANTMNTQSMFLDRLRGEIAAHVGEIESALALGATAEKAIERSMQAAFRASLIPSIDNLRSLGIVWIPGMMAGIVLSGASPVYAALYQFVVLTTILASTGLSCLVTSYLVVGRVFSRHEQLLLRG; the protein is encoded by the coding sequence ATGATGACGCGGCTTTTCCCCGCTCTCGCACACAATCAGGTGATGCATGGAGCAGTACAGTGCCTGCTGACCGGCCTGCTGGCGCTGGGTGTCGTACTGCTACTGCGACGGCGGGTGCCGAAGCTGTTTGGCGAGGTTGCCCTTGCAGAGATACGCGGTCTCGCGCAGATCCTTGCCGTTGGCGCGATCCTTGCGCTCCTGCTGCATGGACCGCAGTGGACATCGATCTTCGTATTAGCCGGTATGGCACTGGCCGCCGCGTCCATCGTGCGCAAGCGTGCCAGGCAGATTCCTCGCATTTATTCGCTGGCGCTCGCAGGCATCACCGGCGGCGCCGGAGCTGTGCTCACGCTGCTGGTGATCCTGGGGGTGATTCCGCTGGGCATTTCGATGCTCGTACCGGTGGGCAGCATGGTGATTGCCAACACCATGAATACGCAATCGATGTTTCTCGACCGGCTGCGCGGAGAAATTGCCGCACATGTAGGTGAGATTGAGTCGGCGCTGGCGCTTGGCGCAACAGCAGAGAAAGCCATCGAACGATCCATGCAGGCCGCCTTTCGCGCCAGCCTGATCCCCTCCATCGATAACCTGCGGTCGCTGGGCATCGTATGGATTCCCGGCATGATGGCGGGCATCGTGCTTTCCGGAGCTTCACCCGTCTATGCCGCGCTGTATCAGTTCGTCGTGCTCACGACTATCCTGGCCTCCACCGGGCTCTCCTGCCTGGTGACGAGCTATCTCGTGGTGGGAAGGGTATTCTCGCGCCACGAACAGCTGCTGCTGCGCGGCTGA
- a CDS encoding trimeric intracellular cation channel family protein has translation MLRSKADTLLLVLDFAGTYIFAIEGGMAAAHGHLDLFGAMVLAFVTALGGGIIRDLLIGAVPPNSIRNWRYGAIAFFGAATAFFFHSLVQEVPASLLTLLDAAGLSLFAVAGAEKALEYEIHPFIAILMGGVTGVGGGTIRDLLLAEVPTVLRADVYATAALAGAGIVILGLRLKLPRTPVTIAGGTVCFLLRMVSVWLHWSLPTVK, from the coding sequence ATGCTCAGGTCGAAGGCCGACACGCTGCTGCTTGTCCTCGATTTTGCAGGCACCTACATCTTTGCGATTGAAGGAGGCATGGCGGCTGCCCACGGCCATCTTGATCTGTTCGGCGCGATGGTACTGGCCTTCGTCACAGCACTGGGTGGCGGAATCATTCGCGACCTACTCATCGGAGCCGTTCCACCTAACTCGATCCGCAACTGGCGTTATGGAGCGATTGCTTTTTTCGGCGCGGCGACGGCCTTCTTCTTCCATTCTCTGGTGCAGGAGGTGCCGGCATCGCTGCTCACGCTGTTGGATGCCGCTGGTCTGAGCCTCTTTGCCGTGGCCGGAGCAGAAAAGGCGCTGGAGTACGAGATCCATCCCTTTATCGCCATCCTCATGGGTGGCGTTACCGGTGTTGGTGGAGGGACGATTCGCGACCTTCTTCTTGCGGAGGTTCCTACCGTTCTGCGCGCGGATGTGTACGCCACCGCCGCGCTGGCAGGTGCTGGAATCGTCATTCTTGGGCTCAGGCTCAAGCTGCCTCGCACGCCTGTGACCATTGCTGGCGGTACAGTCTGCTTTCTGTTGCGCATGGTGAGCGTATGGCTGCACTGGAGCCTGCCGACGGTGAAGTAA
- a CDS encoding TonB-dependent receptor plug domain-containing protein, translating to MKAQSPSPQQATTQSAATSAIAITVQGEDHLPIPGAAVVGTQKGAEVCRGITDAAGHASLICPVVHDLQLQVSLDGYVPATAAVTQEEAASHAEIEMTLLRSQTVQQNVTVQADSESPLTETTSSAGQLPVEQAKVSPLRPATLVDALPLVPGVIRTPDGRTQINGVDESHSALLINSVNVNDPATGDFGLSVPVDSVETLKVLQSPYLAQYGSFLTGVVNADTKRGGDKWDYGLNDPLPDFRIRSGHLVGVRDASPRLNFGGPLVKNHLYVAEGSEYLVDKSEVRTLPFPDDETRFNAFNSFTQVDALIGSRNTLTGTLHFAPHSLRYANLNYFDPQPVTPNGDYQEDSGALTHRLGLGGGELVSTVAGIRDASNIDGQGTATMLLSPTGNSGSYFNQQTREATRYQWLETWSPAPIELHGQHMLQFGTVMGHAEDDGQVTSRDVEIHNTSGQLLRTISWQGNGLYSLKDFEGAVYGQDHWILNSRLAIDAGLRAETQSLTYTNRIAPRTGFTLTPWENNRTVIRGGIGVFYDTVPLDTYAFESYPEQVVTTYDGNGKITDGPRTYLNLTSTDAQSKFPFLDQDPHAGNFAPYSIAWNLEAEHTIVPAFALRVRYVNSAARNQLTLTPEITSTQSALVLNGSGELNTHQTEFTARVGAEKERQFFFSYVRQFARGDISNASSYLGDFPSPVVQQEIEASTPGEVPNRFLFWGMSKLPWRMRISPHLEYRNGFTWQPVDVMQNYIPLESAPQPRYPRYFSANARLAKDFDVGSHHAIRLSVTGINLTNHNNWLQVHNNIADPEYGTFFGNYGRHLLLDFDFLH from the coding sequence ATGAAGGCGCAGAGCCCTTCACCTCAGCAAGCTACCACTCAAAGCGCGGCAACAAGTGCCATTGCAATTACCGTGCAGGGAGAAGATCATCTGCCGATTCCGGGCGCGGCCGTCGTCGGCACGCAGAAGGGTGCGGAGGTCTGCCGCGGCATCACCGATGCCGCCGGCCATGCCAGCCTCATCTGTCCTGTCGTCCATGATTTACAGCTGCAGGTCAGCCTCGATGGCTACGTCCCGGCAACGGCTGCGGTTACGCAGGAAGAAGCAGCCAGCCATGCGGAGATCGAGATGACGCTGCTCCGCTCCCAGACTGTGCAGCAAAATGTCACCGTGCAGGCCGACTCCGAGAGTCCGCTGACGGAGACGACGAGCAGTGCAGGCCAGCTGCCTGTAGAGCAGGCGAAAGTCAGCCCGCTGCGTCCGGCGACGCTGGTGGACGCACTGCCTCTGGTGCCGGGGGTAATTCGCACCCCCGATGGGCGCACGCAGATCAATGGCGTGGATGAGAGCCACTCCGCTCTTCTGATCAATTCGGTCAATGTGAATGATCCGGCGACGGGCGACTTCGGGTTAAGCGTGCCGGTAGACAGCGTGGAGACGCTGAAAGTGCTGCAATCTCCTTATCTGGCGCAGTACGGCAGCTTTCTGACCGGCGTGGTGAATGCCGATACGAAGCGCGGCGGCGACAAGTGGGATTACGGATTGAACGATCCGCTGCCGGACTTTCGCATTCGCAGCGGCCACCTGGTAGGAGTCCGCGACGCCTCGCCACGGCTGAACTTCGGCGGACCGCTGGTGAAGAACCACCTCTATGTGGCCGAAGGCTCGGAATACCTGGTCGACAAGTCTGAAGTACGAACGCTTCCCTTTCCCGACGACGAAACACGCTTCAATGCGTTTAACTCATTCACGCAGGTCGATGCACTGATCGGCTCACGCAACACGCTCACCGGCACGCTGCACTTTGCGCCCCACTCCCTGCGATATGCCAACCTGAACTATTTCGATCCTCAACCGGTAACGCCCAATGGCGACTACCAGGAGGACTCAGGCGCGCTTACCCACCGGCTGGGTCTGGGTGGAGGCGAGCTGGTGTCGACGGTCGCCGGAATCCGCGATGCCTCGAATATCGATGGCCAGGGAACAGCAACCATGCTGCTCTCGCCAACCGGCAACTCCGGTAGCTACTTCAACCAGCAGACCCGCGAGGCCACGCGCTACCAGTGGCTGGAGACGTGGAGTCCGGCGCCGATCGAGCTGCATGGACAGCATATGCTGCAGTTCGGCACGGTGATGGGCCACGCCGAGGACGACGGCCAGGTCACGAGCCGCGATGTGGAGATTCACAACACCAGCGGCCAGCTGCTGCGCACGATCTCCTGGCAGGGCAATGGCCTCTACAGCCTGAAAGACTTCGAAGGCGCCGTCTACGGCCAGGATCACTGGATTCTCAACTCGAGGTTGGCCATCGATGCCGGTCTGCGCGCCGAGACACAGTCGCTTACCTATACCAACCGCATCGCGCCGCGAACCGGCTTCACCCTGACACCGTGGGAAAACAACCGAACGGTCATCCGAGGCGGAATCGGCGTTTTCTACGACACCGTGCCGCTCGACACCTATGCCTTTGAAAGCTATCCGGAGCAGGTAGTCACGACTTACGACGGCAACGGTAAAATCACCGATGGTCCGCGGACCTATTTAAATCTGACCAGCACCGATGCGCAGTCGAAGTTTCCGTTTCTCGATCAGGACCCGCATGCAGGAAACTTTGCCCCCTACAGCATTGCGTGGAACCTGGAAGCGGAGCACACCATTGTGCCTGCCTTCGCACTGCGGGTGCGCTATGTGAACTCGGCCGCACGGAACCAGCTGACGCTGACCCCGGAGATCACCTCCACACAGAGCGCACTGGTCCTCAACGGATCGGGAGAGCTAAATACGCACCAGACCGAATTCACCGCACGGGTAGGCGCTGAGAAAGAGCGGCAGTTCTTCTTCTCCTATGTAAGGCAGTTTGCACGGGGAGATATCTCCAACGCATCGAGCTATCTCGGCGACTTCCCTTCTCCGGTGGTGCAGCAGGAGATCGAAGCCAGCACTCCAGGCGAGGTGCCGAACCGTTTTCTTTTCTGGGGCATGTCCAAGCTGCCCTGGCGCATGCGCATTTCGCCGCACCTCGAGTACCGCAACGGCTTTACCTGGCAGCCGGTCGACGTGATGCAGAACTATATCCCCCTCGAGTCCGCTCCGCAGCCACGCTATCCACGCTATTTCTCAGCCAATGCCCGGCTCGCCAAGGACTTCGACGTAGGCTCGCATCACGCGATCCGGCTGTCGGTCACCGGCATCAACCTGACGAACCATAACAACTGGCTTCAGGTGCATAACAACATCGCCGATCCGGAGTACGGAACCTTCTTCGGAAACTACGGCCGGCATCTGCTGCTGGACTTCGATTTCCTTCACTAG